A section of the Flavobacteriales bacterium genome encodes:
- a CDS encoding N-6 DNA methylase gives MKDITAIEKRLWSSADTLRTNSNYASNEYMMPVLGLIFLRHAYSRYLAVKDRLEANLPKRGGQPRPLRKEDFSGQGSIYLRPEAQFDYLVDLTDGDDRAAALEHAMESIEKDYDMLKGVLPKSEYKELDNAVLGSLLRTFNDEALKKATGDVFGRIYEYFLTGFADQKAHDGGEFFTPVSLVQMIVNVIEPDHGTVLDPACGSGGMFVQSAHFIEKLHQNPRERATFYGLEKNATTIRLGKMNLAVHGLEGKINQAISYYQDPHELLGKADYVMANPPFNTDEVDADKVKNDPRLPFGLPGVNKKKKVSNGNYLWISYFYSYLNAKGRAGFVMSSQASSAGRDEATVRRKLVETGAVDAMMAIRSNFFYTRTVPCELWFLDKGKPKERRNKVLMIDARHVYTKVTRKIFDFSPGQQANLTSIVWLYRGERQRFLDLVAQHLRDTLRAAELCLKSTDEEGVLWLPLHNLTEVAQRALSRMLPFVRKHEKQEPLKPVANELREALGAYGKHVQAFRETLVALQTKPLIKEPKGADKLAATNAALHTASKEVEALSTLSHELVKEADRLHKLLGKVHDVCDKELNARDDKEWAGTEIRRELKALADLRPLTVDLLKQVRYHHRHALWLQERFPDAELRDVEGLVKLVDVKEIEANDWSLTPGRYVGVAGEEDDDVDFNETMSLISEELTELNSHALMLIEQVESSLNELVE, from the coding sequence ATGAAAGACATCACCGCCATCGAGAAGCGCCTCTGGTCCAGCGCCGACACCCTGCGCACCAACAGCAACTACGCCAGCAACGAGTACATGATGCCCGTGCTCGGCCTCATCTTCCTGCGCCATGCCTACAGCCGCTACCTGGCCGTGAAGGACCGCCTGGAGGCCAACCTGCCCAAGCGCGGCGGGCAACCCCGGCCCCTGCGCAAGGAGGACTTCAGCGGGCAAGGCTCCATCTACCTGCGGCCCGAAGCGCAGTTCGATTACCTGGTGGACCTTACCGATGGCGACGACCGCGCGGCGGCCCTGGAGCACGCCATGGAGAGCATCGAGAAGGACTATGACATGCTGAAGGGCGTGCTGCCCAAGAGCGAATACAAAGAGCTGGACAATGCCGTGCTGGGCAGTTTGCTGCGCACCTTCAACGACGAGGCCCTGAAGAAAGCCACCGGCGATGTCTTCGGCCGCATCTACGAGTACTTCCTCACCGGCTTTGCCGACCAGAAGGCGCACGATGGCGGCGAGTTCTTCACGCCGGTGAGCCTGGTGCAGATGATCGTGAACGTGATCGAGCCCGACCACGGCACCGTGCTGGACCCCGCCTGCGGCAGTGGCGGCATGTTCGTGCAGAGCGCCCACTTTATCGAGAAGCTGCACCAGAACCCAAGGGAGCGCGCCACCTTCTACGGGCTGGAGAAGAACGCCACCACCATCCGCCTGGGCAAGATGAACCTGGCCGTACACGGGCTGGAGGGCAAGATCAACCAGGCCATCAGCTACTACCAGGACCCGCACGAGCTGCTGGGCAAGGCCGACTATGTGATGGCCAACCCACCCTTCAACACCGACGAGGTGGATGCCGACAAGGTGAAGAACGACCCGCGCCTGCCCTTCGGCCTGCCGGGCGTGAACAAGAAGAAGAAGGTGAGCAACGGCAACTACCTGTGGATCTCCTACTTCTATAGCTACCTCAACGCCAAAGGGCGCGCGGGCTTCGTGATGAGCAGCCAGGCCAGCAGCGCCGGGCGCGACGAGGCCACCGTGCGCCGCAAGCTGGTGGAGACCGGCGCGGTGGACGCGATGATGGCCATCCGCTCCAACTTCTTCTACACCCGCACCGTGCCCTGCGAACTCTGGTTCCTGGACAAGGGCAAGCCCAAGGAGCGGCGCAACAAGGTGCTGATGATCGATGCGCGGCACGTGTACACCAAGGTGACCCGCAAGATCTTCGACTTCAGCCCCGGGCAGCAGGCCAACCTCACCAGCATCGTGTGGCTGTACCGCGGCGAGCGCCAGCGCTTCCTGGACCTGGTGGCCCAGCACCTGCGCGATACGCTGCGGGCCGCCGAGCTCTGCCTGAAAAGCACCGATGAGGAAGGCGTGCTCTGGCTACCGCTGCACAACCTGACCGAAGTGGCCCAGCGCGCCCTGAGTCGCATGCTGCCCTTCGTGCGGAAGCACGAGAAGCAGGAGCCGCTGAAGCCCGTGGCCAACGAACTGCGCGAGGCCCTCGGCGCCTATGGCAAGCACGTCCAGGCCTTCCGCGAAACACTGGTCGCCCTGCAGACCAAGCCGCTGATCAAGGAACCCAAGGGCGCCGACAAGCTGGCCGCCACCAACGCCGCGCTGCACACCGCGAGCAAGGAGGTGGAGGCCCTGAGCACATTGAGCCACGAGCTGGTGAAGGAGGCCGACCGCCTGCACAAGCTGCTGGGCAAAGTGCACGACGTGTGCGACAAGGAGCTGAACGCCCGCGACGACAAGGAATGGGCGGGCACCGAGATCCGGCGCGAGCTGAAGGCCCTGGCCGACCTTCGGCCCCTTACCGTGGACCTGCTGAAGCAGGTGCGCTACCACCACCGCCACGCGCTGTGGCTGCAGGAGCGTTTCCCCGATGCCGAACTGCGCGACGTGGAGGGCCTGGTAAAGCTGGTGGATGTGAAGGAGATCGAAGCGAACGATTGGAGCTTGACGCCGGGGCGGTATGTCGGAGTGGCTGGTGAAGAAGACGATGATGTCGACTTCAACGAGACGATGAGCCTTATATCGGAGGAACTCACCGAACTGAACTCGCACGCATTGATGCTCATCGAACAAGTAGAATCGAGCTTGAACGAACTCGTTGAATGA
- a CDS encoding response regulator transcription factor, giving the protein MRIAVTDDHELVRRGVVAALAEWPVAHTVLEACDGVDYEERCRELGHVHLAVVDLRMPRRDGYDTLRWMQRHQPRSKGVAISYDPDPGGVRRALQCGAAAVLPKAVRAAELHRALSTVLSQGFYYNELVARDLRRRVEDEAATRPAETRWAALTPREREVLRLFCRADVPDLADVARRLGISLGTAETHRHNAYTKLGLHSKEALLRFVLTHQLGEPMEASG; this is encoded by the coding sequence TTGCGCATTGCGGTGACCGACGACCACGAGCTGGTGCGGCGCGGAGTGGTGGCGGCGCTGGCGGAGTGGCCGGTGGCGCACACGGTGCTGGAGGCTTGCGACGGGGTGGATTATGAGGAGCGGTGCCGGGAGCTGGGGCATGTGCACCTGGCGGTGGTGGACCTGCGGATGCCGCGCCGCGACGGCTACGACACGCTGCGGTGGATGCAGCGGCACCAGCCGCGCAGCAAGGGGGTGGCCATCAGCTACGATCCGGACCCGGGCGGGGTGCGGCGCGCGCTGCAGTGCGGGGCGGCGGCGGTGCTGCCCAAGGCGGTGCGGGCGGCCGAGCTGCACCGGGCCCTGAGCACGGTGCTGAGCCAGGGCTTCTACTACAACGAGCTGGTGGCGCGCGACCTGCGGCGGCGGGTGGAGGATGAGGCGGCCACGCGGCCGGCGGAGACGCGGTGGGCGGCGCTGACGCCGCGCGAGCGCGAGGTGCTGCGGCTGTTCTGCCGCGCCGATGTGCCCGACCTGGCCGACGTGGCCCGCCGCCTGGGCATCAGCCTGGGCACCGCCGAAACGCACCGCCACAACGCCTACACCAAGTTGGGCCTGCACAGCAA
- a CDS encoding CHAT domain-containing protein gives MSSEYYRRQVQAHQEKIGQLQKEKSRFATKASDALNKANAAKLAASRTKTISTIESKLREAQRCEEEYAKCQKELSRIEGKITDEMKRKGDAERYLQREEKREAEQAQRKAQEQAREQDERARRLERSAAQHEYRLHDIGSTLRGHDHLHRETREAIQRLERLPERITVLFVAANPLDQQQLRLDEEARAIQDMIRKSKHRDSVDFRSHWAARPLDILQAVNEHDPSIVHFSGHGSEDAELVMQGNVGETRLVTKEAIAQSLATCSDKIKLVFFNTCYSRGQAEAVVKHIPAAIGMNTSVGDHAARLFSSQFYSAIGFGLSVKKSFDQAKAGLMLEGVEEEDVPELFTSEGVDANDLVIVKPATPQ, from the coding sequence ATGAGTAGCGAGTACTACCGTAGGCAAGTTCAAGCCCATCAGGAGAAAATCGGGCAACTCCAGAAGGAGAAGAGCCGCTTTGCAACCAAAGCCTCGGACGCCCTGAACAAGGCCAACGCGGCAAAGCTGGCTGCCAGTCGGACAAAAACGATCAGCACCATTGAGTCCAAACTTCGGGAAGCACAGCGGTGCGAGGAGGAGTACGCAAAGTGCCAAAAGGAATTGTCCCGGATCGAGGGCAAGATCACGGATGAAATGAAGCGGAAAGGTGATGCCGAGCGCTACTTACAACGTGAAGAGAAGCGGGAGGCGGAGCAGGCACAACGTAAGGCACAGGAACAGGCACGTGAGCAGGACGAACGTGCACGACGACTGGAGCGCTCGGCCGCACAGCACGAGTATCGATTGCATGATATCGGTTCAACATTAAGGGGACACGATCATTTGCATCGAGAAACCCGAGAGGCTATACAACGCTTGGAGCGCTTGCCGGAGCGCATCACAGTGCTCTTTGTAGCAGCCAATCCACTGGATCAGCAGCAGCTTCGGCTTGATGAGGAGGCGCGGGCTATCCAAGACATGATTCGCAAGTCCAAACATCGTGATTCGGTTGACTTTCGCAGTCATTGGGCTGCTCGGCCATTGGATATACTGCAAGCGGTGAATGAGCATGACCCTAGCATTGTCCATTTCAGCGGTCACGGATCTGAAGATGCTGAACTGGTGATGCAAGGCAACGTCGGTGAAACAAGGCTGGTAACCAAGGAGGCGATTGCACAGTCCTTGGCAACGTGTTCAGACAAGATCAAGCTCGTGTTCTTCAACACATGCTACTCAAGGGGTCAGGCAGAAGCGGTAGTGAAGCACATTCCTGCCGCCATTGGTATGAATACTTCGGTTGGGGATCATGCAGCACGCCTGTTCTCGTCCCAATTCTATTCGGCAATTGGCTTTGGTCTTTCGGTCAAGAAGTCGTTTGACCAGGCCAAGGCTGGACTCATGTTGGAGGGTGTCGAGGAAGAGGATGTGCCTGAGCTCTTTACCAGTGAGGGGGTGGATGCAAATGACTTGGTCATTGTGAAACCAGCTACCCCGCAATGA
- a CDS encoding restriction endonuclease subunit S, with product MKTFSDLFKVKHGYAFKSKFFADEGAHVVLTPGNFHEKGGFKEQEDKRKFYTGDIPQDFILNTGDVIIAMTEQAPGLLGSSAWIPRDGYYLHNQRLGKIIDVNEDEIDLRFLYYLFNTAVVRSQISGSASGTKIRHTAPERIGRVRVAIPAVDEQRRIATILSSYDDLIENNRKRIKLLERAARLLYKEWFVRLRFPGWEGVKVVQSELGSIPATWKVAPLGELCTKIGSGSTPRGGEAAYKEEGVTLVRSQNVYDFAFTMDGLAYIDDEQAADLDGVTLQANDILLNITGASVGRCCMMPSRLLPGRVNQHVMIIRADAAKISPAYILCALNSPARKAQLLSLAQGKGATREALTKSSMEQFKIVLPDEGTWKAFAAKVEPMFELRETLEAQNAALTRARDLLLPRLMCGKVKV from the coding sequence ATGAAGACGTTCAGCGACCTCTTCAAGGTGAAGCACGGCTATGCGTTCAAGAGCAAGTTCTTCGCCGATGAAGGGGCGCATGTGGTGCTAACACCAGGGAACTTCCATGAGAAGGGAGGTTTCAAGGAACAAGAGGACAAGCGCAAGTTCTATACGGGCGATATACCGCAAGACTTCATCCTGAATACAGGCGACGTGATCATCGCGATGACCGAGCAAGCCCCTGGCTTATTGGGAAGTTCAGCTTGGATCCCTCGAGACGGTTACTACTTGCACAACCAACGACTTGGCAAGATCATCGATGTCAACGAGGATGAGATCGATCTACGATTCCTCTATTACCTCTTCAATACCGCTGTAGTCCGGAGCCAGATCTCCGGCAGCGCAAGTGGAACCAAGATCCGGCACACTGCACCCGAGCGCATTGGTCGAGTACGTGTAGCTATTCCAGCAGTTGATGAGCAACGCCGCATCGCCACTATCCTCTCGTCCTACGACGACCTGATCGAGAACAACCGGAAGCGGATCAAGCTGCTGGAGCGTGCGGCGCGGCTGCTGTACAAGGAGTGGTTCGTGCGCTTGCGGTTCCCGGGGTGGGAGGGGGTGAAGGTGGTGCAGTCCGAGTTGGGAAGCATCCCAGCAACATGGAAGGTCGCACCTCTGGGTGAGCTATGCACCAAGATCGGCAGTGGCTCTACTCCGCGCGGAGGCGAAGCCGCATACAAGGAGGAAGGGGTCACCCTGGTCCGGAGCCAGAACGTGTACGACTTCGCCTTCACTATGGATGGCCTCGCCTACATCGACGACGAACAGGCCGCTGATCTGGATGGCGTAACGCTACAGGCGAACGACATCCTGCTCAACATCACGGGTGCTTCCGTAGGGCGGTGCTGCATGATGCCTTCACGCCTGCTCCCCGGTCGAGTGAACCAGCATGTGATGATCATTCGAGCGGATGCCGCGAAGATCTCACCAGCCTATATCCTCTGCGCCTTGAACAGTCCAGCACGCAAGGCTCAGCTGCTTTCCCTGGCCCAAGGCAAGGGTGCCACCCGCGAGGCGCTCACGAAGTCGTCGATGGAGCAGTTCAAGATCGTATTGCCTGATGAAGGAACATGGAAGGCCTTCGCTGCAAAGGTGGAGCCCATGTTCGAGCTACGAGAGACACTGGAGGCACAGAACGCCGCCCTCACCCGCGCACGGGACCTGCTGTTGCCACGGTTGATGTGCGGGAAGGTGAAGGTGTGA
- a CDS encoding abortive infection family protein, with the protein MKVGLNTLKELGSMLTGDSGLMPRRSGAMLVELFNQHGFNDHYPEGGGFPTRRIYAFENLKKLNGKDGLRAFINAIFDARVFLSAQLELKPAVDHFNKFLAFDNYELSYDAGQYKVRETKAGTVRFTPPAAQGARIDHTYIEEQVAKCDRKIAEADFAGAITNARTLLEGVLLHIEERVTGQPVVNDGDLLKLYRRVQKLLNLDPAQQGISEPIRNLLSGLTGVVNGMASMRNKMSDAHAGYKPAKHHAKLAVNSAKTLADFLFETYAYQQAKMKA; encoded by the coding sequence ATGAAAGTAGGCTTGAACACCTTAAAGGAGCTTGGGTCAATGCTCACTGGCGATAGCGGGTTGATGCCGCGACGTTCTGGTGCTATGCTGGTCGAACTCTTCAACCAGCATGGGTTCAACGACCATTACCCGGAGGGCGGTGGCTTTCCCACCAGACGGATCTATGCCTTCGAGAACCTCAAGAAACTGAACGGCAAGGATGGGCTACGGGCATTCATCAACGCCATCTTCGATGCTCGAGTGTTTTTATCCGCACAACTCGAGTTGAAGCCCGCGGTCGACCACTTCAACAAGTTCCTGGCCTTCGACAACTACGAGCTTAGCTATGATGCCGGGCAGTACAAGGTGCGAGAGACCAAAGCGGGAACAGTAAGGTTCACACCTCCCGCCGCGCAGGGGGCACGTATCGACCATACATACATCGAAGAGCAGGTGGCGAAGTGTGACCGGAAGATCGCCGAGGCTGACTTTGCGGGCGCAATTACTAACGCTCGTACGTTGCTGGAGGGCGTTCTGCTACACATTGAGGAGAGGGTGACCGGTCAACCAGTCGTGAATGATGGGGACCTGTTGAAACTCTACAGACGAGTACAGAAGCTATTAAACCTGGACCCCGCCCAACAAGGTATCAGCGAACCTATTCGGAACCTGCTTTCGGGCCTGACTGGTGTGGTGAACGGCATGGCGAGCATGCGGAACAAGATGAGTGATGCACATGCGGGGTACAAGCCTGCAAAGCACCACGCCAAGCTGGCTGTCAACTCTGCTAAGACGTTGGCGGACTTTCTGTTCGAGACGTATGCATACCAGCAAGCGAAGATGAAGGCATGA